From a single Nissabacter sp. SGAir0207 genomic region:
- the xylA gene encoding xylose isomerase: MQSYFDQLEKVRYEGTASTNPLAFRHYNPDEVILGKRMADHLRFAACYWHTFCWNGADMFGVGAFERPWQQSGDALALAKRKADVAFEFFSKLGVPYYCFHDVDVSPEGGSLKEYLNNFAEMTDVLAAKQQESGVKLLWGTANCFTHPRYAAGAATSPDPEVFAWAATQVFTAMNATQRLGGENYVLWGGREGYETLLNTDLRQEREQIGRFMQMVVEHKHKIGFQGTLLIEPKPQEPTKHQYDYDVATVYGFLRQFGLEKEIKLNIEANHATLAGHAFHHEIATAIALGIFGSVDANRGDPQLGWDTDQFPISVEENALVMYEIVKAGGFTTGGLNFDAKVRRQSTDKYDLFYGHIGAMDTMALSLKVAAKMIEDGGLDKLVAKRYAGWSEELGQQILQGKMSLEALANYAQQHALAPRHQSGRQEQLENLVNRYLFG; encoded by the coding sequence ATGCAATCCTATTTTGATCAGCTTGAGAAAGTCCGGTATGAAGGCACGGCCAGCACCAACCCATTAGCATTCCGCCACTACAACCCGGATGAGGTCATCCTGGGCAAGCGCATGGCCGACCATCTGCGTTTCGCGGCCTGCTACTGGCATACCTTCTGCTGGAACGGGGCGGATATGTTTGGCGTCGGCGCGTTTGAGCGCCCGTGGCAACAGAGCGGCGATGCGCTGGCGCTGGCGAAACGTAAGGCGGATGTGGCCTTTGAGTTCTTCAGCAAGCTGGGTGTGCCCTACTACTGCTTCCATGATGTCGATGTCTCGCCAGAGGGCGGCTCCCTGAAGGAGTATTTGAACAACTTTGCCGAGATGACCGATGTGCTGGCCGCCAAGCAGCAGGAGAGCGGCGTCAAGCTGCTGTGGGGTACCGCCAACTGCTTCACCCACCCGCGTTATGCGGCCGGTGCGGCCACCAGTCCAGACCCGGAAGTGTTCGCTTGGGCCGCGACGCAGGTCTTTACCGCCATGAACGCCACCCAGCGATTGGGTGGGGAGAACTACGTGCTGTGGGGCGGCCGCGAGGGGTATGAGACCCTGCTCAACACCGACCTGCGTCAGGAGCGCGAGCAGATTGGCCGCTTCATGCAGATGGTGGTGGAGCACAAACACAAGATTGGTTTCCAGGGCACGTTGCTGATTGAGCCGAAGCCGCAGGAGCCGACCAAACACCAGTATGACTACGACGTCGCCACCGTGTATGGCTTCCTGCGCCAGTTCGGTCTGGAGAAGGAGATCAAGCTGAACATTGAGGCCAACCACGCCACACTGGCGGGCCATGCCTTCCACCATGAGATCGCCACCGCCATCGCGCTGGGCATTTTCGGCTCCGTGGACGCCAACCGCGGCGATCCGCAGCTGGGCTGGGACACCGATCAGTTCCCCATCAGCGTGGAAGAGAACGCGCTGGTGATGTATGAGATTGTGAAAGCCGGCGGCTTTACCACTGGCGGCCTCAACTTTGACGCCAAGGTGCGTCGCCAGAGCACCGACAAATACGATCTCTTCTACGGCCATATCGGTGCGATGGACACCATGGCGCTCTCGCTGAAAGTGGCGGCGAAGATGATTGAGGATGGCGGGCTGGATAAGCTGGTCGCCAAACGCTATGCCGGCTGGAGTGAGGAGCTGGGCCAGCAGATCCTGCAAGGGAAGATGTCGCTGGAGGCGCTGGCAAACTACGCGCAACAGCACGCCCTGGCACCACGCCACCAGAGCGGCCGCCAGGAGCAGCTGGAGAATCTGGTGAACCGTTACCTGTTCGGCTGA
- the xylF gene encoding D-xylose ABC transporter substrate-binding protein encodes MKMKKILLSVCAALALVSQPGMAKEVKIGMAIDDLRLERWQKDRDIFVKQAESLGADVFVQSANGNEETQMSQIENMINRGVDVLAIIPYNGEVLSNVIAEAKSEGIKVLAYDRMINNADIDFYISFDNEKVGELQAQSLVERVPQGNYFLMGGSPVDNNAKLFRKGQMNVLKPLIDSGKIKVVGDQWADAWLPENALKIMENALTANNNKIDAVVASNDATAGGAIQALSAQGLAGKVAISGQDADLAAIKRIVAGSQTMTVYKPITKLATEAAKIAVELGDGKTPKPNASLNNGKKEVPAFLLTPIQVDKNNIDSTIVADGFHKKEDIY; translated from the coding sequence ATGAAAATGAAAAAAATCTTGCTGAGCGTCTGTGCGGCGCTGGCGTTGGTCAGCCAGCCGGGAATGGCCAAAGAGGTGAAAATTGGCATGGCGATTGACGATTTACGTCTGGAACGCTGGCAAAAGGATCGTGATATTTTTGTCAAACAGGCGGAGTCCTTGGGCGCGGATGTGTTTGTGCAATCGGCAAATGGCAATGAAGAGACCCAGATGTCGCAGATTGAAAATATGATTAACCGCGGGGTCGATGTGCTGGCGATCATTCCCTACAACGGCGAGGTGCTGAGCAATGTGATTGCCGAAGCCAAGAGTGAGGGCATCAAGGTGCTGGCCTATGACCGTATGATCAATAACGCCGATATCGACTTCTATATCTCCTTCGATAATGAGAAGGTCGGCGAGTTGCAGGCGCAGAGTCTGGTGGAGCGCGTGCCGCAGGGCAACTACTTCCTGATGGGCGGCTCACCGGTGGACAACAACGCCAAGCTGTTCCGCAAGGGGCAGATGAATGTCCTTAAGCCGTTGATTGATAGCGGCAAGATCAAGGTGGTGGGTGACCAGTGGGCGGATGCGTGGTTGCCAGAAAACGCCCTGAAGATCATGGAGAACGCCCTGACGGCCAACAACAACAAAATTGACGCGGTGGTCGCCTCCAACGATGCCACCGCTGGCGGTGCCATTCAGGCGCTCTCCGCGCAGGGGCTGGCTGGCAAGGTCGCCATCTCCGGTCAGGATGCCGACCTGGCGGCGATCAAGCGCATTGTCGCGGGCAGCCAGACCATGACCGTCTATAAACCCATTACCAAGCTGGCAACCGAAGCGGCCAAAATTGCCGTGGAGCTGGGCGACGGAAAAACACCGAAGCCTAACGCCAGCCTGAATAATGGCAAGAAAGAGGTGCCGGCATTTCTGCTGACGCCCATTCAGGTCGATAAAAATAATATAGACAGCACTATAGTGGCCGATGGTTTCCATAAGAAAGAAGACATTTATTAA